The following coding sequences are from one Carettochelys insculpta isolate YL-2023 chromosome 5, ASM3395843v1, whole genome shotgun sequence window:
- the HAUS6 gene encoding HAUS augmin-like complex subunit 6 isoform X2, translating into MSVSSVAWRPWEKEHLWHFLLALGFEPRAGAAAGKLSTHLSLGVNMFDKPNKDAFHVVARFLFAKLDHPRSIDVFRFCYPPADKKGDAEFRKQCCEWLKKISEECGNSFPPVVASLFLSPGGPKFIHLMYHFARYVIVQHMKMDSEDTNIRFPEAVNLRPHDLYKAAGRYRVACIRFLKTARKEDFVIQEYQRKAQLLSKKIRETRSECAALHNLLQKMDQNNQKQSNKAGRVQKVRSMWASVLETLTSLEKEKEVVDCVVDGRVDQYTLDGTDVTLNVPRLLIDKIENQMYNLHIGNVYEAGKLNLLTVIQLLNEALKILRLERQQVGHESLRLDLQYIEGKTKFQNKMLLGLQSMRHKLKREDHVSIVESIAEKQRDWDMKWEKILGQSPFSVIKDQNPVLDLLPAMSPLSFDPATEEAYKSSVFCQYPASIADTPKKACQANDKRDDAALESVMETPSTGRMLAHLQSATHSFLKGEPSIVVREKDVQTATPKNKEWSVFQKSLKYSGHKPKAVETWKIRDARLLQSPAAVKREDPAKKAQEQLAEEVADVVVSESPQDIGRKAIELDDLIGSLASNPFLTRKQIPRTPENLITEIRSSWRKAIQDKDPSDTELFPTEIVTKEAPLALQSEICGQADHSMACFMSSSHLSDLNVSNLIDGKFSLSHMSPAPKKQMVVSHITELRTQIPATKMPENERSWELGSQHIVSNKTTTEKPEEFVFSTVVESKNILDNSVEGYIHTDAVSPYLCQNSSVRTTLSWDGSQMVSGTSSDSPEVIQFGILHETLPEELGNVSLNSSKSLETTEVKGNSRDSKSLENIVKSECTAQECTLDLQSIRNRYEALKKRGFGNKPESFQSPARKQFLRCKSEINLTPTCTETNEIFSPLGKFYALDAENKKTRSCMSFLERKHSLSPLIAFSPVEERLKLMQKKPGDFLHNLNEEKKKLDAKESSSDVKKCKDEAVSHLIEL; encoded by the exons ATGAGCGTCTCGTCGGTGGCGTGGCGCCCCTGGGAGAAGGAGCATCTCTGGCACTTCCTGCTGGCGCTGGGCTTCGAGCCGCGAGCGGGAGCCGCCGCCGGGAAACTCAGCACCCACCTCAGCCTGGGAGT GAACATGTTTGACAAGCCGAACAAGGATGCTTTTCATGTGGTTGCACGCTTCTTGTTTGCTAAACTGGATCACCCACGCTCAATAGACGTCTTCCG ATTTTGTTACCCTCCAGCAGATAAAAAGGGAGATGCTGAATTCAGGAAGCAATGCTGTGAATGGCTAAAAAAAATTTCA GAGGAATGTGGAAACAGCTTTCCCCCTGTTGTAGCTTCTCTGTTTCTTTCTCCTGGTGGTCCTAAATTTATTCATCTAATGTACCATTTTGCAAGATATGTGATAGTCCAACATATGAAAATGGACTCTGAAG ATACCAATATACGTTTTCCAGAAGCTGTGAATTTGAGGCCTCATGACTTGTATAAGGCAGCAGGAAGATACAGGGTGGCATGTATTAGGTTTTTAAAGACTGCACGAAAGGAAGATTTTGTAATTCAAGAATACCAGAGaaaagcaca ATTATTATCTAAAAAAATAAGAGAGACAAGATCTGAATGTGCAGCCTTACACAATCTCCTTCAAAA AATGGACCAAAATAACCAAAAGCAAAGTAACAAAGCAGGAAGAGTTCAAAAG GTTCGTTCCATGTGGGCATCTGTATTGGAAACCCTTACATCcttggaaaaggagaaagagGTTGTAGATTGTGTTGTTGATGGTCGCGTAGACCAGTATACTCTAGATGGAACTGATGTCACTCTTAATGTTCCAAGGCTGCTGATTGACAAAATTGAAAATCAAATGTACAAT TTGCATATAGGAAATGTATATGAAGCTGGAAAACTAAATCTGTTGACAGTTATTCAGTTATTAAATGAAGCTTTGAAGATTTTAAGACTTGAACGTCAACAAGTTGGTCATGAGTCTCTAAGATTGGATCTTCAGTATATTGAAGGGAAGACCAAATTTCAGAATAAAATGTTGTTAGGTCTGCAGTCTATGAG gcaTAAACTGAAGCGAGAGGATCATGTGTCCATAGTGGAATCAATTGCTGAAAAACAAAGAGACTGGGATATGAAGTGGGAAAAAATTCTTGGCCAGTCTCCCTTTAGTGTAATTAAGGATCAGAATCCA gtACTTGATCTGTTACCAGCTATGTCTCCTCTTTCTTTTGACCCTGCTACGGAAGAGGCTTATAAAAGCAGTGTCTTCTGTCAATACCCAGCATCAATTGCAG ATACACCAAAAAAGGCTTGTCAAGCAAATGATAAGAGAGATGATGCAGCACTGGAGAGTGTAATGGAAACACCATCTACAGGAAG GATGCTCGCTCACTTGCAGTCAGCTACACACAGCTTTCTCAAAGGTGAACCCAGCATCGTGGTGCGTGAAAAG GATGTACAAACTGCAACTCCCAAAAACAAAGAATGGtctgtttttcaaaaaagcttaAAGTATAGCGGACACAAACCTAAAGCAGTAGAAACTTGGAAGATCAGAGATGCTCGTTTACTGCAATCGCCAGCTGCAGTTAAAAGAGAAGATCCTGCTAAGAAAGCACAAGAGCAACTGGCAGAAGAG GTTGCAGATGTAGTGGTATCAGAATCTCCTCAGGATATTGGCAGAAAAGCAATAGAGTTGGATGATCTAATTGGTTCATTGGCTTCTAACCCTTTCTTAACAAGGAAACAGATCCCACGAACTCCAGAAAATCTGA TTACTGAAATTAGAAGCTCGTGGAGAAAAGCTATTCAGGACAAAGATCCTTCAGATACAGAATTGTTTCCAACTGAAATAGTGACAAAAGAAGCTCCACTGGCTCTCCAGTCTGAAATTTGTGGACAAGCAGATCACAGTATGGCCTGTTTTATGTCTTCATCTCACTTGTCTGACCTTAATGTTTCTAACTTAATAGATGGGAAATTTTCATTAAGTCATATGTCGCCTGCACCTAAAAAGCAGATGGTGGTTAGTCACATCACTGAATTGCGAACACAGATACCAGCTACAAAAATGCCAGAAAATGAAAGATCTTGGGAGCTTGGATCACAACatattgtttcaaacaaaaccacCACAGAAAAACCAGAAGAATTTGTCTTTTCAACTGTAGTTGAGAGCAagaatattctggataatagtgtAGAGGGATATATTCATACAGATGCTGTATCACCTTATCTTtgtcaaaattcttcagtgcGTACAACTTTGTCATGGGATGGTTCTCAAATGGTAAGTGGTACTAGTTCTGACAGTCCTGAAGTTATCCAGTTTGGAATACTACATGAGACTCTTCCAGAGGAACTTGGCAATGTAAGTCTTAATAGCTCTAAAAGTTTAGAGACTACTGAAGTCAAAGGTAACTCAAGGGACAGCAAGTCACTAGAAAACATAGTGAAAAGTGAATGCACTGCTCAAGAATGCACATTGGATTTACAGTCTATTCGCAACAGGTATGAAGCACTGAAAAAGAGAGGTTTTGGAAATAAGCCAGAGTCATTTCAGTCACCTGCTAGAAAACAGTTTCTGAGGTGTAAATCAGAGATAAATCTTACTCCAACATGCACAGAAACAAATGAAATATTTAGTCCTCTAGGAAAATTCTACGCATTGGATGCAGAGAATAAGAAGACACGTTCATGCATGTCTTTTCTTGAAAGAAAGCATAGTCTTTCACCACTGATTGCATTTTCTCCAGttgaagagagattaaagttGATGCAAAAGAAACCTGGAGACTTCCTGCATAACTTGAATG AAGAAAAGAAGAAGTTGGATGCAAAAGAATCTTCCTCTGATGTAAAGAAATGTAAAGATGAAGCAGTTTCACATTTAATAGAATTATGA
- the HAUS6 gene encoding HAUS augmin-like complex subunit 6 isoform X1: protein MSVSSVAWRPWEKEHLWHFLLALGFEPRAGAAAGKLSTHLSLGVKYIPSVCDTRKVSDSPSTNMFDKPNKDAFHVVARFLFAKLDHPRSIDVFRFCYPPADKKGDAEFRKQCCEWLKKISEECGNSFPPVVASLFLSPGGPKFIHLMYHFARYVIVQHMKMDSEDTNIRFPEAVNLRPHDLYKAAGRYRVACIRFLKTARKEDFVIQEYQRKAQLLSKKIRETRSECAALHNLLQKMDQNNQKQSNKAGRVQKVRSMWASVLETLTSLEKEKEVVDCVVDGRVDQYTLDGTDVTLNVPRLLIDKIENQMYNLHIGNVYEAGKLNLLTVIQLLNEALKILRLERQQVGHESLRLDLQYIEGKTKFQNKMLLGLQSMRHKLKREDHVSIVESIAEKQRDWDMKWEKILGQSPFSVIKDQNPVLDLLPAMSPLSFDPATEEAYKSSVFCQYPASIADTPKKACQANDKRDDAALESVMETPSTGRMLAHLQSATHSFLKGEPSIVVREKDVQTATPKNKEWSVFQKSLKYSGHKPKAVETWKIRDARLLQSPAAVKREDPAKKAQEQLAEEVADVVVSESPQDIGRKAIELDDLIGSLASNPFLTRKQIPRTPENLITEIRSSWRKAIQDKDPSDTELFPTEIVTKEAPLALQSEICGQADHSMACFMSSSHLSDLNVSNLIDGKFSLSHMSPAPKKQMVVSHITELRTQIPATKMPENERSWELGSQHIVSNKTTTEKPEEFVFSTVVESKNILDNSVEGYIHTDAVSPYLCQNSSVRTTLSWDGSQMVSGTSSDSPEVIQFGILHETLPEELGNVSLNSSKSLETTEVKGNSRDSKSLENIVKSECTAQECTLDLQSIRNRYEALKKRGFGNKPESFQSPARKQFLRCKSEINLTPTCTETNEIFSPLGKFYALDAENKKTRSCMSFLERKHSLSPLIAFSPVEERLKLMQKKPGDFLHNLNEEKKKLDAKESSSDVKKCKDEAVSHLIEL, encoded by the exons ATGAGCGTCTCGTCGGTGGCGTGGCGCCCCTGGGAGAAGGAGCATCTCTGGCACTTCCTGCTGGCGCTGGGCTTCGAGCCGCGAGCGGGAGCCGCCGCCGGGAAACTCAGCACCCACCTCAGCCTGGGAGT aaaatatataccatcagtgtgtgATACCAGAAAAGTGTCAGACAGTCCCAGCAC GAACATGTTTGACAAGCCGAACAAGGATGCTTTTCATGTGGTTGCACGCTTCTTGTTTGCTAAACTGGATCACCCACGCTCAATAGACGTCTTCCG ATTTTGTTACCCTCCAGCAGATAAAAAGGGAGATGCTGAATTCAGGAAGCAATGCTGTGAATGGCTAAAAAAAATTTCA GAGGAATGTGGAAACAGCTTTCCCCCTGTTGTAGCTTCTCTGTTTCTTTCTCCTGGTGGTCCTAAATTTATTCATCTAATGTACCATTTTGCAAGATATGTGATAGTCCAACATATGAAAATGGACTCTGAAG ATACCAATATACGTTTTCCAGAAGCTGTGAATTTGAGGCCTCATGACTTGTATAAGGCAGCAGGAAGATACAGGGTGGCATGTATTAGGTTTTTAAAGACTGCACGAAAGGAAGATTTTGTAATTCAAGAATACCAGAGaaaagcaca ATTATTATCTAAAAAAATAAGAGAGACAAGATCTGAATGTGCAGCCTTACACAATCTCCTTCAAAA AATGGACCAAAATAACCAAAAGCAAAGTAACAAAGCAGGAAGAGTTCAAAAG GTTCGTTCCATGTGGGCATCTGTATTGGAAACCCTTACATCcttggaaaaggagaaagagGTTGTAGATTGTGTTGTTGATGGTCGCGTAGACCAGTATACTCTAGATGGAACTGATGTCACTCTTAATGTTCCAAGGCTGCTGATTGACAAAATTGAAAATCAAATGTACAAT TTGCATATAGGAAATGTATATGAAGCTGGAAAACTAAATCTGTTGACAGTTATTCAGTTATTAAATGAAGCTTTGAAGATTTTAAGACTTGAACGTCAACAAGTTGGTCATGAGTCTCTAAGATTGGATCTTCAGTATATTGAAGGGAAGACCAAATTTCAGAATAAAATGTTGTTAGGTCTGCAGTCTATGAG gcaTAAACTGAAGCGAGAGGATCATGTGTCCATAGTGGAATCAATTGCTGAAAAACAAAGAGACTGGGATATGAAGTGGGAAAAAATTCTTGGCCAGTCTCCCTTTAGTGTAATTAAGGATCAGAATCCA gtACTTGATCTGTTACCAGCTATGTCTCCTCTTTCTTTTGACCCTGCTACGGAAGAGGCTTATAAAAGCAGTGTCTTCTGTCAATACCCAGCATCAATTGCAG ATACACCAAAAAAGGCTTGTCAAGCAAATGATAAGAGAGATGATGCAGCACTGGAGAGTGTAATGGAAACACCATCTACAGGAAG GATGCTCGCTCACTTGCAGTCAGCTACACACAGCTTTCTCAAAGGTGAACCCAGCATCGTGGTGCGTGAAAAG GATGTACAAACTGCAACTCCCAAAAACAAAGAATGGtctgtttttcaaaaaagcttaAAGTATAGCGGACACAAACCTAAAGCAGTAGAAACTTGGAAGATCAGAGATGCTCGTTTACTGCAATCGCCAGCTGCAGTTAAAAGAGAAGATCCTGCTAAGAAAGCACAAGAGCAACTGGCAGAAGAG GTTGCAGATGTAGTGGTATCAGAATCTCCTCAGGATATTGGCAGAAAAGCAATAGAGTTGGATGATCTAATTGGTTCATTGGCTTCTAACCCTTTCTTAACAAGGAAACAGATCCCACGAACTCCAGAAAATCTGA TTACTGAAATTAGAAGCTCGTGGAGAAAAGCTATTCAGGACAAAGATCCTTCAGATACAGAATTGTTTCCAACTGAAATAGTGACAAAAGAAGCTCCACTGGCTCTCCAGTCTGAAATTTGTGGACAAGCAGATCACAGTATGGCCTGTTTTATGTCTTCATCTCACTTGTCTGACCTTAATGTTTCTAACTTAATAGATGGGAAATTTTCATTAAGTCATATGTCGCCTGCACCTAAAAAGCAGATGGTGGTTAGTCACATCACTGAATTGCGAACACAGATACCAGCTACAAAAATGCCAGAAAATGAAAGATCTTGGGAGCTTGGATCACAACatattgtttcaaacaaaaccacCACAGAAAAACCAGAAGAATTTGTCTTTTCAACTGTAGTTGAGAGCAagaatattctggataatagtgtAGAGGGATATATTCATACAGATGCTGTATCACCTTATCTTtgtcaaaattcttcagtgcGTACAACTTTGTCATGGGATGGTTCTCAAATGGTAAGTGGTACTAGTTCTGACAGTCCTGAAGTTATCCAGTTTGGAATACTACATGAGACTCTTCCAGAGGAACTTGGCAATGTAAGTCTTAATAGCTCTAAAAGTTTAGAGACTACTGAAGTCAAAGGTAACTCAAGGGACAGCAAGTCACTAGAAAACATAGTGAAAAGTGAATGCACTGCTCAAGAATGCACATTGGATTTACAGTCTATTCGCAACAGGTATGAAGCACTGAAAAAGAGAGGTTTTGGAAATAAGCCAGAGTCATTTCAGTCACCTGCTAGAAAACAGTTTCTGAGGTGTAAATCAGAGATAAATCTTACTCCAACATGCACAGAAACAAATGAAATATTTAGTCCTCTAGGAAAATTCTACGCATTGGATGCAGAGAATAAGAAGACACGTTCATGCATGTCTTTTCTTGAAAGAAAGCATAGTCTTTCACCACTGATTGCATTTTCTCCAGttgaagagagattaaagttGATGCAAAAGAAACCTGGAGACTTCCTGCATAACTTGAATG AAGAAAAGAAGAAGTTGGATGCAAAAGAATCTTCCTCTGATGTAAAGAAATGTAAAGATGAAGCAGTTTCACATTTAATAGAATTATGA
- the HAUS6 gene encoding HAUS augmin-like complex subunit 6 isoform X3: protein MSVSSVAWRPWEKEHLWHFLLALGFEPRAGAAAGKLSTHLSLGVKYIPSVCDTRKVSDSPSTNMFDKPNKDAFHVVARFLFAKLDHPRSIDVFRFCYPPADKKGDAEFRKQCCEWLKKISEECGNSFPPVVASLFLSPGGPKFIHLMYHFARYVIVQHMKMDSEDTNIRFPEAVNLRPHDLYKAAGRYRVACIRFLKTARKEDFVIQEYQRKAQLLSKKIRETRSECAALHNLLQKMDQNNQKQSNKAGRVQKVRSMWASVLETLTSLEKEKEVVDCVVDGRVDQYTLDGTDVTLNVPRLLIDKIENQMYNLHIGNVYEAGKLNLLTVIQLLNEALKILRLERQQVGHESLRLDLQYIEGKTKFQNKMLLGLQSMRHKLKREDHVSIVESIAEKQRDWDMKWEKILGQSPFSVIKDQNPVLDLLPAMSPLSFDPATEEAYKSSVFCQYPASIADTPKKACQANDKRDDAALESVMETPSTGRMLAHLQSATHSFLKGEPSIVVREKDVQTATPKNKEWSVFQKSLKYSGHKPKAVETWKIRDARLLQSPAAVKREDPAKKAQEQLAEEVADVVVSESPQDIGRKAIELDDLIGSLASNPFLTRKQIPRTPENLITEIRSSWRKAIQDKDPSDTELFPTEIVTKEAPLALQSEICGQADHKEKKKLDAKESSSDVKKCKDEAVSHLIEL from the exons ATGAGCGTCTCGTCGGTGGCGTGGCGCCCCTGGGAGAAGGAGCATCTCTGGCACTTCCTGCTGGCGCTGGGCTTCGAGCCGCGAGCGGGAGCCGCCGCCGGGAAACTCAGCACCCACCTCAGCCTGGGAGT aaaatatataccatcagtgtgtgATACCAGAAAAGTGTCAGACAGTCCCAGCAC GAACATGTTTGACAAGCCGAACAAGGATGCTTTTCATGTGGTTGCACGCTTCTTGTTTGCTAAACTGGATCACCCACGCTCAATAGACGTCTTCCG ATTTTGTTACCCTCCAGCAGATAAAAAGGGAGATGCTGAATTCAGGAAGCAATGCTGTGAATGGCTAAAAAAAATTTCA GAGGAATGTGGAAACAGCTTTCCCCCTGTTGTAGCTTCTCTGTTTCTTTCTCCTGGTGGTCCTAAATTTATTCATCTAATGTACCATTTTGCAAGATATGTGATAGTCCAACATATGAAAATGGACTCTGAAG ATACCAATATACGTTTTCCAGAAGCTGTGAATTTGAGGCCTCATGACTTGTATAAGGCAGCAGGAAGATACAGGGTGGCATGTATTAGGTTTTTAAAGACTGCACGAAAGGAAGATTTTGTAATTCAAGAATACCAGAGaaaagcaca ATTATTATCTAAAAAAATAAGAGAGACAAGATCTGAATGTGCAGCCTTACACAATCTCCTTCAAAA AATGGACCAAAATAACCAAAAGCAAAGTAACAAAGCAGGAAGAGTTCAAAAG GTTCGTTCCATGTGGGCATCTGTATTGGAAACCCTTACATCcttggaaaaggagaaagagGTTGTAGATTGTGTTGTTGATGGTCGCGTAGACCAGTATACTCTAGATGGAACTGATGTCACTCTTAATGTTCCAAGGCTGCTGATTGACAAAATTGAAAATCAAATGTACAAT TTGCATATAGGAAATGTATATGAAGCTGGAAAACTAAATCTGTTGACAGTTATTCAGTTATTAAATGAAGCTTTGAAGATTTTAAGACTTGAACGTCAACAAGTTGGTCATGAGTCTCTAAGATTGGATCTTCAGTATATTGAAGGGAAGACCAAATTTCAGAATAAAATGTTGTTAGGTCTGCAGTCTATGAG gcaTAAACTGAAGCGAGAGGATCATGTGTCCATAGTGGAATCAATTGCTGAAAAACAAAGAGACTGGGATATGAAGTGGGAAAAAATTCTTGGCCAGTCTCCCTTTAGTGTAATTAAGGATCAGAATCCA gtACTTGATCTGTTACCAGCTATGTCTCCTCTTTCTTTTGACCCTGCTACGGAAGAGGCTTATAAAAGCAGTGTCTTCTGTCAATACCCAGCATCAATTGCAG ATACACCAAAAAAGGCTTGTCAAGCAAATGATAAGAGAGATGATGCAGCACTGGAGAGTGTAATGGAAACACCATCTACAGGAAG GATGCTCGCTCACTTGCAGTCAGCTACACACAGCTTTCTCAAAGGTGAACCCAGCATCGTGGTGCGTGAAAAG GATGTACAAACTGCAACTCCCAAAAACAAAGAATGGtctgtttttcaaaaaagcttaAAGTATAGCGGACACAAACCTAAAGCAGTAGAAACTTGGAAGATCAGAGATGCTCGTTTACTGCAATCGCCAGCTGCAGTTAAAAGAGAAGATCCTGCTAAGAAAGCACAAGAGCAACTGGCAGAAGAG GTTGCAGATGTAGTGGTATCAGAATCTCCTCAGGATATTGGCAGAAAAGCAATAGAGTTGGATGATCTAATTGGTTCATTGGCTTCTAACCCTTTCTTAACAAGGAAACAGATCCCACGAACTCCAGAAAATCTGA TTACTGAAATTAGAAGCTCGTGGAGAAAAGCTATTCAGGACAAAGATCCTTCAGATACAGAATTGTTTCCAACTGAAATAGTGACAAAAGAAGCTCCACTGGCTCTCCAGTCTGAAATTTGTGGACAAGCAGATCACA AAGAAAAGAAGAAGTTGGATGCAAAAGAATCTTCCTCTGATGTAAAGAAATGTAAAGATGAAGCAGTTTCACATTTAATAGAATTATGA